The genome window TTCCGGCGTTGAACATTTTATCAAAGGCGACGGAAAAGTCATCGCGGCCGAAAGCATTTCGATCATTACGCGCGCCGGCTCGGAACGGGTCATTCGTTACGCTTTTGACTACGCCCGCCAGAATAAACGCAAGCGTGTGACGCTTGTGCACAAAGCGAATATCCTCAAATGTACAACAGGATTGTTTCTTGAAATCGGAAAAGAAATGGCTAAAGAATATCCCGACATCGAATTCAAAGACCGGATCATCGACGCGTGCGCCATGGAAATGGTTATGAACCCGGAGGTTTACGACGTTATCGTGACGATGAATCTTTTCGGAGATATTTTATCCGACCTGGCGGCAGGACTGGTTGGTGGTTTGGGATTGACGGCCGGCGCTAATATCGGTAAAGGCGCGGCACTGTTCGAAGCGGTCCACGGCAGCGCCCCGGATATTGCCGGTAAAAATATTGCCAACCCCGTTGCCGTGATCATGGCCGGAGCTATGATGCTTGAACATCTCGGCGAGCTCGACGCTGCCAAAAGAATTGATCAAGCCGTTCGTGACGTGATCAAAGAAAATAAATTTGTCACTCCGGATTTAAATAAAGCTTCGAAAGTTGGAACGAAGGAAATGGGTGCGGAGATTGCCAAA of bacterium contains these proteins:
- a CDS encoding isocitrate/isopropylmalate dehydrogenase family protein encodes the protein MYRVTLIPGDGIGPSIMEAAVGVVEATGIQFEWDTRLAGMAAVEKFDTPIPFETIESIRERKLAFKGPLTTPVGGGFRSVNVALRQEFELFANVRPAISYEGLNNRYNNVNIVTVRENTEGLYSGVEHFIKGDGKVIAAESISIITRAGSERVIRYAFDYARQNKRKRVTLVHKANILKCTTGLFLEIGKEMAKEYPDIEFKDRIIDACAMEMVMNPEVYDVIVTMNLFGDILSDLAAGLVGGLGLTAGANIGKGAALFEAVHGSAPDIAGKNIANPVAVIMAGAMMLEHLGELDAAKRIDQAVRDVIKENKFVTPDLNKASKVGTKEMGAEIAKRVKR